In one window of Chryseobacterium sp. JV274 DNA:
- a CDS encoding ExbD/TolR family protein has protein sequence MAEVQVQEKGGKGGKVRSKKQNTRVDMTPMVDLGFLLITFFMFTTTFSKPNVMDLGLPAKPKDEKQKPPPTEIKLSNSISILLGKNNRVFWHQQDATSLNDQTLMETTLDREGIRKVIQQAKSRAADQTKFTVIIKPTDDAIYKNFVDILDEMAITKSEQYGVTDIKPWEKAIYEKKVGGAAAPAAATK, from the coding sequence ATGGCAGAAGTACAAGTACAAGAAAAAGGCGGCAAGGGCGGCAAGGTCCGTTCCAAGAAGCAAAACACCAGAGTTGATATGACTCCGATGGTGGACTTGGGTTTTCTATTGATTACCTTCTTTATGTTCACAACTACATTCAGTAAACCGAATGTTATGGATTTGGGTCTTCCGGCTAAACCGAAAGATGAAAAACAAAAACCACCTCCAACAGAAATTAAACTTTCTAACTCAATTTCTATCTTATTAGGAAAAAATAATAGAGTATTTTGGCACCAGCAGGATGCAACTTCCTTGAATGACCAGACTCTTATGGAAACTACTCTTGATAGAGAAGGAATTAGAAAAGTAATTCAGCAGGCAAAATCTAGAGCTGCAGATCAAACGAAATTTACCGTGATCATTAAGCCAACTGACGATGCTATATATAAGAACTTTGTTGATATTCTTGACGAAATGGCAATTACCAAAAGTGAGCAGTACGGTGTTACTGATATCAAACCTTGGGAAAAAGCTATTTACGAGAAAAAAGTAGGAGGTGCTGCTGCACCAGCTGCTGCTACAAAGTAA
- a CDS encoding MotA/TolQ/ExbB proton channel family protein — protein sequence MEMNVSKNDEQVVARKAGGLNPAVIIPILFIIGVCIYLFVLGSPGNFKDADKLGSGSVAFSSVEGKDIHPESFLGIIYKGGVIVPILITFMITVIVFSFERYFVLGKAAGKGNLDNFVVQVRSLLNQNKIDEAIEECDRQQGSVGNVVKEGLTTYKALSHDTTLNKEQKMVALNKAIEEATTLEMPMLEKNMMILSTLGTVATLIALLGTVIGMIKAFFALGSGGGTPDAAALSTGISEALINTALGIGTSAIAIILYNFFTSKIDGLTYKIDEISMSIQQSFAEFN from the coding sequence ATGGAAATGAATGTTTCAAAAAATGATGAGCAAGTAGTTGCTAGAAAGGCAGGAGGTTTAAATCCAGCTGTTATTATTCCTATTCTATTTATTATAGGAGTATGTATTTATTTATTCGTTCTTGGGAGCCCAGGAAACTTTAAAGATGCAGATAAACTAGGAAGTGGTTCTGTAGCCTTTTCAAGTGTTGAAGGAAAAGACATTCACCCAGAATCGTTCTTAGGTATTATCTACAAAGGAGGGGTTATCGTACCAATCTTGATTACTTTCATGATTACTGTAATCGTTTTCTCTTTTGAAAGATATTTCGTTCTTGGTAAAGCTGCTGGAAAAGGAAACTTAGACAACTTCGTTGTACAAGTAAGAAGCTTACTAAACCAAAACAAAATTGACGAAGCTATCGAAGAGTGTGACAGACAACAAGGTTCTGTAGGTAACGTAGTAAAAGAAGGTCTTACTACTTACAAAGCACTTTCTCACGATACTACATTAAATAAGGAGCAGAAAATGGTAGCTCTTAACAAAGCTATCGAAGAAGCTACTACTCTCGAGATGCCAATGCTTGAGAAAAACATGATGATCCTTTCTACTCTAGGTACAGTTGCAACGTTAATCGCACTACTTGGAACCGTAATCGGGATGATCAAGGCATTCTTCGCATTAGGTTCAGGAGGTGGTACTCCGGATGCTGCTGCTCTATCTACAGGTATCTCTGAAGCCTTGATCAACACGGCATTAGGTATTGGTACTTCAGCAATCGCTATTATCCTTTATAACTTCTTTACATCTAAAATTGATGGATTAACTTACAAGATCGACGAGATCTCTATGAGTATCCAACAATCTTTCGCTGAATTCAACTAA
- a CDS encoding ExbD/TolR family protein, whose translation MARVKPKRHGVVTDMTAMCDVAFLLLTFFILTTQFKKPDVEQIKPPSSISEKLLPDASLMTINATPDGKFYFQPVDNASERLALLDKMGQKYGITFDNNQKVAFQKVQAIGVPMNQLKGYLDMPADEQKNYKSPSGIPMDSTNKQLIDWVKESLSVNPDYKLAIKGDVTTQYPKVKSLFEGLRDIDFLKFWLITSQEGKPNE comes from the coding sequence ATGGCGAGAGTCAAACCAAAAAGACATGGAGTAGTTACGGACATGACCGCAATGTGTGACGTTGCGTTCCTACTTCTTACGTTCTTTATCTTGACCACTCAGTTTAAAAAACCTGACGTGGAGCAGATCAAACCGCCATCTTCAATTTCGGAAAAATTGCTTCCTGATGCTAGTTTAATGACTATCAACGCTACTCCGGATGGAAAATTCTATTTCCAGCCAGTGGACAATGCATCAGAAAGACTTGCTCTTTTGGATAAAATGGGACAAAAGTATGGTATTACTTTTGACAACAACCAAAAAGTGGCTTTCCAGAAAGTTCAGGCAATTGGAGTTCCAATGAACCAACTTAAAGGTTACTTGGATATGCCTGCAGATGAGCAGAAAAATTATAAGAGTCCTTCAGGAATTCCTATGGACAGTACAAATAAGCAGTTAATTGACTGGGTAAAAGAAAGTTTAAGCGTTAATCCTGACTACAAGTTAGCCATTAAAGGTGACGTTACAACGCAGTACCCTAAAGTTAAAAGTCTATTTGAGGGTTTAAGAGATATTGATTTTCTTAAATTTTGGTTGATTACATCACAAGAAGGTAAACCTAACGAATAA
- the leuS gene encoding leucine--tRNA ligase: MFYDHQQIEKKWQKYWEENQTYKTSNNTDKPKFYVLDMFPYPSGAGLHVGHPLGYIASDIYARYKRHQGFNVLHPVGYDSFGLPAEQYAIQTGQHPAVTTEQNINRYEEQLRKIGFSFDWSREVRTSDASYYKWTQWIFIQLYHSWYNKNTDKAESIDSLIQHFEEKGTEGLNANQNDELNFTAEEWKMASDLDKEDILLNYRLAYRAETTVNWCPALGTVLANDEVKDGKSERGGFPVFQKKMMQWSMRISAYSERLLQGLNTLDWPQPLKDSQEYWIGKSQGAQVQFQVEGHDEIVEVFTTRPDTIFGATFMVLAPENPLVETITTDAQKVEVDTYIEETSKKTERDRMSDVKNVSGAFTGSYAINPFSNEKMPIYISDYVLMGYGTGAVMAVPAHDERDHRFAKKFNLEIKKVVETEEDIQEKSFDSKDSVCVNSDFLNGLNYNDAKSKIISEIETKGIGHGTTNYRQRDAIFSRQRYWGEPVPIYYKDGMPYTLPASALPLQLPEVEKYLPTEDGDPPLGNAKEFAWDEANQKVVATNLVNDKTIFPLELSTMPGWAGSSWYFLRYMDPQNDGEFCAKDLSDYWGQVDLYIGGSEHATGHLLYSRFWNMFLKDRGYINHDEPFQKLINQGMILGMSAFVYRIDGTNQYASKNLAKDYQTQQIHVDVSLLKGTSDELDTEAFKAWRPDYANAEFILEDGKYITDREVEKMSKSKYNVVNPDDICEEYGADGLRLYEMFLGPLEQSKPWNTQGLSGVYGFLKKFWNLYFNEDTFEVSEEEPTKAEYKVLHTLIKKVVYDIENFSFNTSVSSFMIAVNELQKIKCNKRNILEPLAVIISPYAPHICEELWNLLGHDTSIEFEQFPVLNEDYLVEDEIQYPVSVNGKMKFKISLSAQLSAKEVEDLVISNEKMQQILEGKTPKKIIVVPHRIVNIVI; this comes from the coding sequence GCTGAGCAGTATGCTATCCAGACAGGGCAGCATCCGGCTGTTACTACAGAACAAAATATTAACAGATACGAAGAGCAGTTAAGAAAAATCGGATTTTCATTTGACTGGAGCAGAGAAGTGAGAACTTCAGATGCCTCTTACTATAAATGGACACAGTGGATCTTTATCCAGCTGTACCACTCATGGTATAATAAAAATACCGACAAGGCAGAATCTATTGATTCCCTGATTCAACACTTTGAAGAAAAAGGAACGGAAGGATTAAATGCCAATCAGAACGACGAATTAAATTTCACAGCAGAAGAATGGAAAATGGCTTCTGATCTTGATAAAGAAGATATCCTGTTAAACTATCGTCTTGCTTACAGAGCAGAAACCACTGTAAACTGGTGTCCTGCGCTAGGAACTGTATTGGCAAACGATGAAGTAAAAGACGGAAAATCTGAAAGAGGAGGGTTTCCTGTTTTCCAAAAGAAAATGATGCAGTGGAGTATGAGAATTTCTGCTTACTCTGAAAGATTATTACAAGGATTGAATACTTTAGACTGGCCTCAGCCTTTGAAAGATTCTCAGGAATACTGGATAGGAAAATCTCAGGGAGCGCAGGTTCAGTTTCAGGTAGAAGGCCACGATGAAATCGTTGAGGTATTCACGACAAGACCTGATACTATATTTGGAGCAACTTTTATGGTATTGGCTCCAGAAAATCCTTTAGTAGAAACTATTACTACTGATGCTCAAAAAGTAGAAGTAGATACTTATATTGAAGAAACTTCCAAAAAAACGGAAAGAGACAGAATGTCTGACGTGAAAAACGTGAGTGGAGCTTTCACAGGAAGTTATGCAATCAATCCGTTCAGCAACGAAAAAATGCCAATCTATATTTCAGACTATGTATTGATGGGATATGGAACAGGAGCAGTGATGGCTGTTCCGGCACATGATGAACGTGACCACAGATTTGCAAAGAAATTCAACCTTGAAATTAAAAAAGTTGTAGAGACAGAAGAAGACATTCAGGAAAAATCTTTTGATTCCAAAGATTCCGTTTGTGTAAACTCTGATTTCTTAAACGGATTGAATTATAACGACGCAAAGTCAAAAATAATTTCCGAGATCGAAACTAAAGGAATCGGTCATGGAACAACGAACTACAGACAGCGTGATGCTATTTTCTCAAGACAGCGTTATTGGGGAGAACCTGTTCCTATATATTATAAGGATGGGATGCCTTACACATTGCCTGCTTCTGCTTTACCATTACAACTTCCTGAAGTTGAAAAATATTTACCAACAGAAGACGGAGATCCGCCATTAGGAAATGCAAAAGAATTTGCCTGGGATGAAGCTAACCAAAAAGTAGTTGCTACAAATCTTGTTAATGATAAAACTATTTTCCCGTTAGAATTATCTACAATGCCGGGCTGGGCTGGAAGCTCATGGTATTTCCTTAGATATATGGATCCTCAGAATGACGGAGAATTCTGTGCCAAAGATCTTTCAGACTATTGGGGACAAGTAGATTTATATATAGGAGGAAGCGAACATGCAACAGGCCACCTATTATATTCCCGTTTCTGGAACATGTTCTTAAAAGACAGAGGATATATCAATCATGATGAGCCATTCCAGAAATTGATCAACCAGGGGATGATCTTGGGAATGAGTGCATTTGTGTACAGAATTGACGGAACCAACCAATATGCATCTAAAAACTTAGCAAAAGATTACCAGACTCAACAGATCCACGTTGACGTATCCTTATTAAAAGGGACTTCAGACGAATTGGATACTGAAGCTTTCAAAGCCTGGAGACCTGATTATGCTAATGCAGAATTTATCCTGGAAGATGGAAAATACATCACAGATCGTGAAGTAGAAAAAATGTCCAAGTCAAAATACAATGTTGTTAATCCTGATGATATCTGTGAAGAGTATGGCGCTGATGGTTTAAGACTATATGAAATGTTCCTGGGTCCATTAGAACAATCCAAGCCTTGGAATACGCAGGGATTAAGTGGAGTATATGGTTTCCTTAAAAAATTCTGGAATCTGTATTTCAACGAAGATACATTTGAAGTTTCGGAAGAAGAACCTACAAAAGCAGAATATAAAGTTTTGCATACTTTAATAAAGAAGGTGGTATATGATATTGAAAACTTCTCTTTCAATACTTCTGTATCATCATTTATGATTGCTGTCAATGAGCTTCAGAAAATAAAATGCAATAAGCGCAATATTTTAGAGCCGCTGGCCGTTATCATCTCTCCGTATGCTCCTCATATCTGTGAAGAACTATGGAATTTGTTAGGACATGATACGTCTATTGAATTTGAACAGTTCCCGGTATTAAATGAAGATTATCTGGTTGAGGACGAAATTCAGTATCCGGTAAGTGTAAATGGTAAAATGAAGTTCAAAATTTCACTTTCAGCTCAATTATCTGCCAAGGAAGTGGAAGATTTGGTGATTTCGAATGAGAAAATGCAACAAATTTTGGAAGGCAAAACCCCTAAAAAAATCATTGTAGTCCCTCACCGTATTGTGAATATCGTAATTTAA